From Halorubrum salinarum, the proteins below share one genomic window:
- a CDS encoding Lrp/AsnC family transcriptional regulator, translating into MELDETDRAILRILQEDARTPFSEVARRIDMSSATVHDRVSRLEEAGVIRGYHADIDPKAVGYGVGAFVGLRVEQGREEDALERLRGIDGVREIHLTTGEWDVILRVVAADTDRLRELMFERIAETEGFSRSQTMVILGTDYERAGPPL; encoded by the coding sequence ATGGAACTCGACGAGACGGACCGGGCGATCCTGCGAATCCTCCAGGAGGACGCGCGGACCCCGTTCTCGGAGGTCGCGCGGCGGATCGACATGTCCAGCGCGACCGTCCACGACCGGGTCAGCCGCCTCGAGGAGGCGGGCGTCATCCGCGGGTACCACGCCGACATCGACCCGAAGGCGGTGGGGTACGGCGTCGGCGCGTTCGTCGGCCTCCGCGTCGAGCAGGGCCGCGAGGAGGACGCGCTCGAACGCCTCCGCGGTATCGACGGCGTCCGCGAGATCCACCTCACCACCGGCGAGTGGGACGTCATCCTCCGGGTCGTCGCGGCCGACACCGATCGGCTCCGGGAGCTGATGTTCGAGCGGATCGCGGAGACCGAGGGGTTCTCGCGCTCGCAGACGATGGTCATCCTCGGCACCGACTACGAGCGGGCCGGGCCGCCGCTGTAG
- a CDS encoding 4-phosphopantoate--beta-alanine ligase yields MTETEIPEDHPRYASLVTRHRIEAGVEKGITSKQGLIAQGRGEAFDYLLGERTLPSADAAARAAAATLLLAERPVISVNGNVAALAPSETVDLAAAVDADLEVNLFNHTDERVRRIADHLREHGADEVKGLAGDGEIPGLDHARGVVDADGIEAADVVVVPLEDGDRAAALDAMGKTEIVIDLNPGSRSPRTADVPIIDNLIRAVPNVAAHARDLADAMPEELRGIVDEFDAAAALDAAEAAIREGSFADADGS; encoded by the coding sequence ATGACGGAGACGGAGATCCCCGAGGACCACCCCCGGTACGCCTCGCTCGTGACGCGCCACCGGATCGAGGCGGGCGTCGAGAAGGGGATCACCTCGAAGCAGGGGCTGATCGCGCAGGGGCGCGGCGAGGCGTTCGACTACCTCCTCGGCGAGCGCACGCTGCCGAGCGCCGACGCCGCCGCGCGCGCCGCGGCCGCGACGCTCCTGCTCGCCGAGCGCCCCGTGATCTCGGTGAACGGCAACGTCGCCGCCCTCGCGCCGAGCGAGACGGTCGACCTGGCCGCGGCGGTCGACGCCGACCTCGAGGTGAACCTGTTCAACCACACCGACGAGCGGGTCCGGCGGATCGCCGACCACCTGCGCGAACACGGCGCCGACGAGGTGAAGGGGCTCGCCGGCGACGGCGAGATCCCCGGGCTCGACCACGCGCGCGGCGTCGTCGACGCTGACGGGATCGAGGCGGCCGACGTCGTCGTGGTCCCCTTGGAGGACGGCGACCGCGCCGCCGCGCTCGACGCGATGGGGAAGACCGAGATCGTGATCGACCTCAACCCCGGGAGCCGCTCGCCGCGCACGGCCGACGTGCCGATCATCGACAACCTGATCCGCGCCGTGCCGAACGTCGCGGCGCACGCGCGAGACCTCGCGGACGCGATGCCCGAGGAACTCCGCGGGATCGTCGACGAGTTCGACGCCGCCGCCGCGCTCGACGCGGCGGAGGCGGCGATCCGCGAGGGGTCGTTCGCGGACGCGGACGGGTCGTAG
- a CDS encoding acyl-CoA mutase large subunit family protein, translated as MYDDEELSEIREAKESWEAETLDPTLDRHGERKSRFATVSNREVDRLYTPADVADLDYDEDLGFPGEEPYTRGVYPTMYRGRTWTMRQFAGFGTAEETNERFRYLIDEGQTGLSTAFDMPSLMGIDSDDKMSLGEVGKEGVAVDTLRDMEVLFDGIDLAEVSTSFTINPSAPVIYAMYVALADRRGVPREELRGTLQNDMLKEFIAQKEWVIPPEPSLDLVTDTIEFAVEETPKFKPISVSGYHIREAGSTAVQELAFTLADGFAYVEACLDRGLDVDEFAPQLSFFFNSHNSLFEEVAKFRAARRIYATVMDEWYGAEADASKQLKFHTQTAGQSLTAQQPLNNVARVTIQALAGVLGGTQSLHTNSFDEALALPSEQAVRVALRTQQIIAEESGAADIVDPLGGSFAVESLTDETEAEAMAYIEEIREMGDGSVRDGVLHGIEQGYFHREIQESAYEYQERVDEGEETVVGVNAYEIDEDTRPDLLKVDETTRERQLDRLESVKAERDDDAVAAALDDLRDAVAAGENAMPEIVTAVKAYATMGEIMEVFETEHGAYRERIGVA; from the coding sequence CCGACCTCGACTACGACGAGGACCTCGGGTTCCCCGGCGAGGAGCCGTACACCCGCGGCGTCTACCCGACGATGTACCGCGGCCGGACGTGGACGATGCGGCAGTTCGCGGGGTTCGGCACCGCCGAGGAGACGAACGAGCGGTTCCGCTATCTCATCGACGAGGGACAGACCGGCCTCTCGACCGCGTTCGACATGCCCTCGCTGATGGGGATCGACTCCGACGACAAGATGTCGCTCGGCGAGGTCGGCAAGGAGGGCGTCGCGGTCGACACGCTCCGCGACATGGAGGTGCTGTTCGACGGCATCGACCTCGCGGAGGTGTCGACCTCGTTCACGATCAACCCGAGCGCGCCGGTGATCTACGCGATGTACGTCGCGCTCGCCGACCGCCGGGGCGTCCCGCGCGAGGAGCTCCGGGGCACCCTCCAGAACGACATGCTCAAGGAGTTCATCGCGCAGAAGGAGTGGGTGATCCCGCCGGAGCCGTCCCTCGACCTGGTGACCGACACCATCGAGTTCGCGGTCGAGGAGACGCCCAAGTTCAAGCCGATCTCCGTGTCGGGCTACCACATCCGCGAGGCGGGGTCGACCGCGGTCCAGGAGCTGGCGTTCACCCTCGCCGACGGGTTCGCCTACGTCGAGGCGTGCCTCGACCGCGGGCTCGACGTCGACGAGTTCGCCCCGCAGCTCTCCTTCTTCTTCAACTCCCACAACTCGCTGTTCGAGGAGGTCGCGAAGTTCCGCGCCGCGCGCCGCATCTACGCGACCGTGATGGACGAGTGGTACGGCGCGGAGGCGGACGCCTCGAAGCAGCTGAAGTTCCACACCCAGACCGCGGGCCAGTCGCTGACGGCCCAGCAGCCGCTGAACAACGTCGCGCGCGTCACGATTCAGGCGCTGGCGGGCGTGCTGGGCGGCACCCAGAGCCTCCACACCAACTCCTTCGACGAGGCGCTCGCGCTCCCCTCCGAGCAGGCGGTGCGCGTCGCGCTCCGGACCCAGCAGATCATCGCCGAGGAGTCCGGCGCGGCCGACATCGTCGACCCGCTCGGCGGCTCCTTCGCGGTCGAGAGCCTCACCGACGAGACGGAGGCCGAGGCGATGGCGTACATCGAGGAGATCCGGGAGATGGGCGACGGCTCCGTGCGCGACGGCGTTCTCCACGGCATCGAGCAGGGGTACTTCCACCGCGAGATCCAGGAGTCGGCCTACGAGTACCAGGAGCGCGTCGACGAGGGCGAGGAGACGGTCGTCGGCGTCAACGCCTACGAGATCGACGAGGACACCCGGCCGGACCTGCTGAAGGTCGACGAGACGACCCGCGAGCGCCAGCTCGACCGGCTGGAGTCGGTGAAAGCCGAGCGCGACGACGACGCGGTCGCGGCCGCGCTCGACGACCTCCGCGACGCGGTCGCGGCCGGCGAGAACGCCATGCCCGAGATCGTCACCGCCGTCAAGGCGTACGCGACGATGGGCGAGATCATGGAGGTGTTCGAGACGGAACACGGCGCGTACCGCGAGCGGATCGGCGTCGCCTGA